CAGTGTCATCCAGGTCGGCGGCCGGCCGGTCGGCGGCCCGCGCCTGACGATCATCGCCGGCCCCTGCGCGGTCGAGACCGAGGAGAGAACGCTTGCGATCGCCCGTCAGGTGGCCTCGGCCGGAGCGGACCTGTTCCGGGCGGGCGCCTTCAAGCCGCGTACCTCACCGTATTCGTTCCAGGGGCTCGGTCTCGAAGGACTGAAGATCCTGGCCCGGGTGCGGCAGGAGACGGGCCTGCCGATCGTCACCGAGGCGGTCGACGAGGACTCGATGGCGATGGTGGAGGACTACGCCGACGCGGTGCAGATCGGGGCGCGCAACATGCAGAATTTCTCGCTCCTGAAGCGCGCCGGCAAATCGAAGCTCCCGGTCTTCCTGAAGCGCGGGCTGTCGGCCACGCTGGACGAGTTCCTGATGGCGGCCGAATACATCGTGTCGGAAGGGAATTACCAGGTGTTCCTCTGCGAGCGCGGCGTCCGCACGTTCGCCGATCATTCGCGCAACACCCTGGATCTGGCCATCGTCCCGTCCGTGAAGCATCTCAGCCACCTGCCGATCCTGGTCGATCCGAGCCATGGGACGGGACGGCGGGACAAGGTCGTGCCTCTGGCGCGGGCCGCCATCGCGGTGGGGGCCGACGGGGTCATGGTCGAGGTCCACGACGACCCGGCCAGGGCGCTGTCGGACGGACCCCAGGCCATTCTTCCCGATCAATTCGCGGCGCTGGTCGCCGACCTCCGCGCCCTGGCGGGCCTCGTCGGCCGGACACACGGCTGAGCTAGGAACCTCGGTTACGGGATCGCAATCATCCTTACTGTTTTTGCCACGGCCGCCCGCCTG
This window of the Candidatus Polarisedimenticolia bacterium genome carries:
- the aroF gene encoding 3-deoxy-7-phosphoheptulonate synthase — encoded protein: MLIVMESLATEEQIRGVIDRIQSLGLRAHPIPGAERTAIGITGNHGPLDPAEFEILSGVQQAIRVTKPYKLVSREVKASGSVIQVGGRPVGGPRLTIIAGPCAVETEERTLAIARQVASAGADLFRAGAFKPRTSPYSFQGLGLEGLKILARVRQETGLPIVTEAVDEDSMAMVEDYADAVQIGARNMQNFSLLKRAGKSKLPVFLKRGLSATLDEFLMAAEYIVSEGNYQVFLCERGVRTFADHSRNTLDLAIVPSVKHLSHLPILVDPSHGTGRRDKVVPLARAAIAVGADGVMVEVHDDPARALSDGPQAILPDQFAALVADLRALAGLVGRTHG